A single region of the Arthrobacter sp. zg-Y20 genome encodes:
- a CDS encoding FAD-binding protein, translating to MPEGEQFDVIVVGYGDAGAAAAIEAADNGARVLVLDRSYGGGASALSGGVVYAGGGTRQQREAGYDDTVENLYNYLRQESGDSVDDETLRRFCAESPGTITWLEQQGAVFGSSVPDYKTSYPTDRHYLYFSGNEKAHPYKLHAEPAPRGHRAVAKGLASGKVLWTALASSARRKGVTFVPLAQVHDLIIEDGAVVGVKYRVLDRNHANAAEHARLTRLTGKIGNWAPGLVKGPVAKIKRLWEEGAVDREARASAVVLAAGGFIYNEEWLQRHAPEFTGISPLGTPADDGTGIRLGMDAGGTTAKMGNVTAWRFLSPPSAFIEGVTVGLNGRRIKNEDLYGATHGNTLMREFGGKGWAVYDSVTWKKAQGQVRSQTQIFQRLQVAFLLTVGHKKAGTLAELAMKIGVDAAGLQRTVEAYNHGIADGTGDPAHKDPALSVPLLKAPFYAYNISVDASPFYPIPGLTLGGLVVDGESGLVQRQDGTLIPGLYAAGRNAVGVCSESYVSGLSLADCIFSGRRAGRHAVSAREAKELDADMA from the coding sequence ATGCCCGAGGGCGAGCAGTTTGACGTGATTGTGGTGGGGTACGGAGATGCCGGGGCGGCAGCGGCCATCGAAGCGGCGGATAACGGAGCGCGTGTGCTCGTCCTGGACCGCTCCTACGGGGGCGGCGCCAGTGCCTTGTCGGGCGGGGTGGTCTATGCCGGAGGCGGCACCCGCCAGCAGCGCGAGGCCGGTTATGACGACACCGTGGAGAACCTGTACAACTACCTTCGGCAGGAATCCGGCGACAGCGTGGACGACGAGACCCTCCGCCGCTTTTGCGCAGAAAGCCCGGGGACCATTACCTGGCTCGAACAGCAGGGAGCGGTCTTCGGCAGCAGCGTTCCGGACTACAAGACGTCCTACCCCACGGACCGGCACTACCTCTATTTCTCCGGCAACGAGAAGGCCCATCCCTATAAGCTCCACGCCGAACCGGCTCCGCGCGGACACCGTGCCGTGGCCAAAGGGCTGGCTTCCGGCAAGGTGCTGTGGACCGCCCTCGCCTCATCCGCCCGCCGCAAGGGCGTCACTTTCGTTCCGCTGGCCCAGGTGCATGACCTGATCATCGAGGACGGTGCCGTGGTGGGAGTGAAGTACCGCGTCCTGGACCGGAACCATGCAAACGCCGCAGAACACGCCCGGCTGACCCGCCTCACCGGCAAGATCGGCAACTGGGCACCCGGATTGGTCAAGGGACCGGTGGCGAAGATCAAGCGTCTCTGGGAGGAGGGCGCGGTGGACCGGGAAGCGCGTGCAAGCGCGGTGGTTCTCGCCGCCGGCGGCTTTATCTACAACGAAGAATGGCTCCAGCGCCACGCTCCGGAGTTCACCGGTATTTCCCCGCTGGGGACCCCGGCTGACGACGGTACGGGAATCCGGCTGGGCATGGACGCGGGCGGCACCACAGCCAAAATGGGCAACGTCACGGCCTGGCGCTTCCTTTCACCCCCTAGCGCCTTTATCGAGGGTGTGACCGTAGGCCTCAACGGCCGCCGGATCAAGAATGAAGACTTGTACGGAGCCACCCACGGCAACACGCTCATGCGCGAATTCGGCGGCAAGGGCTGGGCGGTGTATGACTCCGTCACCTGGAAAAAGGCACAGGGCCAGGTCCGTTCCCAAACCCAGATTTTCCAGCGGCTTCAAGTGGCCTTCCTGCTCACTGTCGGCCACAAAAAAGCGGGCACACTGGCGGAACTGGCCATGAAAATCGGCGTAGACGCCGCCGGGCTCCAGCGGACCGTTGAGGCCTACAACCATGGCATCGCCGACGGCACCGGGGATCCGGCGCACAAGGACCCCGCCTTGTCCGTTCCGCTGCTCAAGGCACCGTTCTATGCCTACAACATCTCCGTGGACGCTTCCCCGTTCTATCCGATTCCCGGTTTGACGCTGGGCGGACTGGTGGTGGACGGCGAGTCCGGTCTGGTGCAGCGGCAGGACGGCACACTGATTCCCGGGCTCTACGCCGCCGGCCGCAACGCCGTCGGTGTCTGCTCCGAAAGCTATGTCAGCGGCCTGTCGCTGGCCGACTGCATTTTCAGCGGCCGCCGCGCCGGCCGGCACGCCGTGTCTGCACGGGAGGCCAAGGAGTTGGACGCGGATATGGCCTAA
- a CDS encoding helix-turn-helix transcriptional regulator encodes MPIVVDIDVMLARRKMAVGTLAERIGITPANLAVLKNGRAKAVRFTTLAALCEVLDCQPGDLLRWEPETADISAAGGNRDDGGGQHPPVP; translated from the coding sequence ATGCCGATCGTCGTGGATATTGACGTGATGCTGGCTCGGCGCAAGATGGCCGTGGGCACCCTCGCGGAGCGGATTGGCATTACTCCAGCCAATCTTGCCGTCCTGAAGAACGGGCGGGCCAAGGCGGTGCGCTTCACCACCCTGGCCGCGCTCTGTGAGGTGTTGGACTGCCAGCCCGGGGACCTGCTGCGCTGGGAGCCCGAAACAGCGGATATCAGCGCAGCAGGTGGAAACCGGGACGACGGCGGCGGGCAGCACCCGCCCGTCCCTTAG
- a CDS encoding DUF2975 domain-containing protein: protein MGKATILALRIVLVLVFLGTLFVEAVMVPLFGIDLAEAGAEAVRVPVLIIVVLGILAFQVCLVCVWRLLTMVRRGTVFSSAAFRYVDVIIGAVSVAALLLFALGAVLAPGEGVAPGVVLLIGGMGVTVAAGALLVLVMRALLASAVATAAEAHHLRTELGGVI from the coding sequence ATGGGAAAAGCAACCATCCTGGCGTTACGGATAGTGCTGGTGCTGGTGTTTCTCGGCACCCTGTTTGTCGAGGCAGTAATGGTGCCGCTGTTCGGCATCGACCTGGCCGAGGCGGGTGCTGAAGCGGTTCGTGTGCCCGTGCTCATCATCGTGGTGCTGGGCATCCTGGCCTTCCAGGTCTGCCTGGTCTGCGTTTGGCGGCTGCTCACCATGGTGCGCCGGGGAACGGTGTTCTCGTCCGCAGCCTTCCGCTATGTGGATGTGATTATCGGCGCGGTGTCCGTCGCTGCCCTGCTGCTGTTCGCGTTGGGAGCCGTACTGGCGCCGGGCGAAGGGGTGGCACCCGGCGTCGTGCTGTTGATTGGCGGCATGGGGGTGACCGTTGCGGCCGGCGCCCTGCTCGTGCTGGTGATGCGGGCGCTGCTGGCTTCAGCCGTTGCCACTGCGGCGGAGGCGCACCACCTGCGCACCGAACTCGGCGGGGTGATCTGA
- a CDS encoding CU044_5270 family protein, with translation MDELHLLRATRNTTGTVPPAVLAAGREKLMQRAAQEDSAREPAPVLHPRRPWRRALLASAAAAALVAALVAVDVVGSDERPGATAEAAEVLNAAAAATITSSDPVLAPGQYLLVDTDMVGTTSTVTPEGQEFSWLTRRDHQVYIPADRTGEWVWIREPSKPVQFFDEGSRQEAERVGAGSSDSGDVSRAPRGEFGGSTQHVLNDMPLQEAVEGAPRDPRQLLDLLYEGNAGGGQTPHEEAFERIAETLGTGAIPADLRAALYQAAALIPGVSVVDREAALDGRTGISLGIGSPEQGFRSEIIIDPQTGLMIGERTVLLEDGKIFPAGTALGWSAVTTSVVDSAP, from the coding sequence ATGGACGAACTGCACCTGCTGCGCGCAACGCGTAACACCACCGGAACCGTTCCCCCGGCCGTCCTCGCCGCCGGCCGGGAGAAACTGATGCAACGAGCTGCCCAGGAAGACTCCGCGCGGGAGCCGGCACCGGTACTGCACCCCCGCAGACCCTGGCGGCGCGCCCTGCTGGCCTCCGCTGCTGCGGCCGCCCTGGTCGCGGCGCTGGTGGCGGTCGACGTCGTCGGCTCGGATGAGCGCCCCGGTGCGACGGCGGAGGCCGCCGAAGTGCTGAACGCCGCCGCTGCGGCAACCATCACCAGCTCCGACCCGGTGCTGGCGCCCGGCCAGTACCTGCTGGTGGACACCGACATGGTGGGCACCACCTCCACGGTCACGCCGGAGGGGCAAGAGTTCTCCTGGCTGACCCGCCGGGACCACCAGGTGTACATACCCGCGGACCGGACCGGGGAATGGGTGTGGATCCGCGAACCATCCAAACCGGTGCAGTTCTTCGATGAGGGGTCCAGGCAGGAGGCCGAACGTGTTGGTGCGGGCAGCTCTGACAGCGGTGACGTGTCGCGTGCCCCGCGCGGGGAGTTCGGCGGATCAACCCAGCACGTTCTCAACGACATGCCGTTGCAGGAAGCGGTTGAGGGTGCGCCCCGGGACCCCCGGCAACTACTTGACCTGCTTTATGAAGGCAATGCCGGCGGGGGACAGACCCCCCATGAGGAAGCGTTCGAACGGATCGCTGAAACCCTGGGGACCGGCGCCATCCCGGCGGATCTGCGGGCCGCCCTGTACCAGGCGGCAGCGCTGATTCCCGGAGTCTCCGTTGTTGACCGGGAGGCAGCCCTGGACGGGCGGACCGGAATCTCGCTGGGCATCGGATCGCCCGAGCAAGGCTTCCGGAGTGAGATCATCATTGATCCGCAGACCGGCCTGATGATCGGTGAGCGGACGGTGTTGTTGGAAGACGGAAAAATCTTCCCGGCCGGCACCGCGCTCGGATGGTCCGCGGTCACCACCTCGGTGGTGGATTCAGCGCCCTAG
- a CDS encoding RNA polymerase sigma factor, translating into MKTDKEIVELSRSGPSIFGELYDRHAPDIYRYAARRAGDFAAEDVMAETFLIAFERRAGFTGPAEAVRPWLFGIATNLLRRHHRAEARMLRALVRNSSRGDTAGGLEAVDAQVDADGDRSRIGAALQALAPIDREAILLYAWADLTYDGIATAAGVPVGTVRSRINRARRKLRADLGFALFDEMDSDHGRTAPAARNA; encoded by the coding sequence GTGAAGACAGACAAAGAGATTGTGGAGCTCTCGCGCAGCGGTCCCTCCATATTCGGGGAACTCTATGACCGGCACGCGCCGGACATCTACCGGTACGCGGCCCGCCGTGCCGGTGACTTTGCCGCCGAAGACGTGATGGCCGAGACCTTTCTCATCGCCTTCGAACGGAGGGCGGGTTTCACCGGTCCGGCCGAAGCGGTCCGGCCGTGGCTTTTCGGCATTGCCACCAACCTGCTGCGCCGGCACCACCGCGCAGAAGCGCGGATGCTGCGTGCCCTGGTGCGGAACAGCAGCCGCGGGGACACGGCCGGTGGATTGGAGGCAGTGGACGCGCAGGTGGACGCTGACGGCGACCGGTCCCGGATCGGAGCGGCCCTGCAGGCGCTGGCCCCGATCGACCGGGAGGCGATCCTGCTTTATGCCTGGGCGGACCTGACCTATGACGGCATCGCCACCGCCGCCGGGGTACCCGTGGGCACCGTCCGCTCCCGCATCAACCGCGCCCGGCGCAAGCTCCGCGCGGACCTCGGCTTTGCCCTTTTCGACGAAATGGACAGTGATCATGGACGAACTGCACCTGCTGCGCGCAACGCGTAA
- the gap gene encoding type I glyceraldehyde-3-phosphate dehydrogenase: protein MTVRVGINGFGRIGRNYLRAALQHGEGFEVVAVNDLGDPAQLAHLLKYDSVAGRLAEKVTVEDGNLVVGGHTIKVLAERDPGNLPWAELDVDIVIESTGFFTNAADAQKHISAGAKKVLVSAPAKGDAFTVVMGVNDGDYDPENHDIISNASCTTNCLGPLAKVLNDAFGIEKGLMTTVHAYTADQNLQDGPHSDLRRARAAALNMVPTSTGAAKAIGLVLPELKGKLDGFAIRVPVPTGSVTDLTVTLEKEATVEEINAAYAKAAQDPRWEGILTYTEDPIVSSDIVGDPSSCIFDSGLTRVMGNQVKIVGWYDNEWGYSNRLVDLTGLVASKLS from the coding sequence GTGACGGTACGCGTCGGAATCAATGGTTTTGGTCGGATCGGCCGCAATTACCTGCGGGCGGCCCTGCAGCACGGTGAAGGGTTCGAGGTTGTAGCAGTCAACGACCTCGGCGATCCCGCGCAGCTGGCCCACCTGCTCAAGTACGACTCCGTTGCCGGACGCCTGGCCGAGAAGGTCACGGTTGAAGACGGCAACCTGGTGGTTGGCGGACACACCATCAAGGTCCTCGCCGAGCGCGATCCGGGCAACCTGCCCTGGGCCGAGCTGGACGTGGACATCGTCATCGAATCCACCGGCTTCTTCACCAACGCCGCGGATGCGCAGAAGCACATCTCCGCAGGCGCCAAGAAGGTCCTGGTTTCCGCACCGGCCAAGGGTGACGCGTTCACCGTGGTGATGGGCGTGAACGACGGCGATTACGATCCCGAAAACCACGACATCATTTCAAACGCCTCCTGCACCACCAACTGCCTGGGCCCGCTGGCCAAGGTCCTCAACGACGCCTTCGGCATCGAAAAGGGCCTGATGACCACGGTGCACGCCTACACCGCAGACCAGAACCTGCAGGACGGGCCGCACAGCGACCTGCGCCGCGCCCGCGCCGCAGCCCTGAACATGGTGCCCACCTCCACCGGTGCCGCCAAGGCCATCGGCCTGGTCCTGCCGGAGCTGAAGGGCAAGCTGGACGGCTTCGCCATCCGCGTTCCCGTTCCCACCGGTTCGGTCACCGACCTGACGGTCACCCTGGAAAAGGAAGCCACGGTCGAGGAGATCAACGCTGCCTACGCCAAGGCCGCACAGGACCCGCGCTGGGAAGGCATCCTCACGTACACCGAGGATCCGATTGTTTCCTCCGACATCGTGGGCGATCCGTCCTCCTGCATCTTCGACTCCGGCCTGACCCGCGTCATGGGTAACCAGGTCAAGATCGTCGGCTGGTACGACAACGAGTGGGGCTACTCCAACCGCCTGGTGGACCTCACCGGCCTGGTTGCCTCCAAGCTCAGCTAG
- a CDS encoding ROK family transcriptional regulator, with the protein MDASANTPQLLRRANLRAVLHVLRSAPSVTGTDLIDATGLTRATVIAVCDDLIARGWARETDSPRAGGQKGRPARRFQFNESAGYVLGLDVGIATVRVLAADLAGAVVGGAEARFPRHGGQREDRRRVVTAAVDAALEDAGITSSAVLCAGMGIAAQVTGAGRVAPGQDVAPMFDLGLTQEFSKARGWPLLVENDAKLAALAERWRGVGAGEENLAVILAGERLGSGIIESGRLLHGASGGTGGMGALDLVDGVGNEDGIAKLARLWGSAALEDGHNGRIRELVGPNTNRASARLVFEAAEAGDPVAVEILDRIAARMARVLALVSSFFDPRLIVIGGAVAASATALLPAMRQELERYVVQPPRIAVSGLGKTLVPTGAVRLALDYVETHLLDLVPELRR; encoded by the coding sequence ATGGACGCCTCCGCCAACACCCCGCAGCTATTGCGCCGCGCCAACCTGCGCGCAGTGCTGCACGTGCTGCGCTCGGCACCATCGGTCACCGGCACCGACCTGATCGACGCCACCGGCCTCACCCGCGCCACCGTGATCGCCGTCTGTGATGACCTGATAGCCCGCGGCTGGGCCCGGGAAACGGACTCCCCCCGCGCCGGCGGGCAGAAAGGCCGTCCGGCCCGCCGCTTCCAGTTCAACGAGAGTGCCGGGTACGTCCTGGGGCTCGACGTCGGCATTGCCACCGTCCGCGTGCTCGCCGCCGACCTCGCCGGCGCCGTCGTCGGCGGTGCCGAGGCGCGCTTCCCCCGTCACGGCGGGCAGCGGGAGGACCGGCGCCGGGTGGTCACCGCCGCCGTTGACGCGGCCCTGGAGGATGCCGGAATTACTTCCTCGGCGGTGCTCTGTGCCGGAATGGGCATTGCCGCCCAGGTCACCGGCGCCGGTCGGGTTGCCCCGGGGCAGGACGTGGCACCCATGTTCGATCTGGGGCTCACGCAGGAGTTCAGCAAGGCCCGGGGCTGGCCGCTGCTGGTGGAGAATGACGCCAAGCTGGCCGCTTTAGCCGAACGCTGGCGGGGCGTGGGGGCGGGGGAAGAGAACCTTGCCGTGATCCTGGCCGGCGAGCGGCTGGGCAGCGGCATCATTGAATCAGGCCGGCTGCTGCACGGCGCTTCGGGCGGCACCGGCGGCATGGGGGCGCTGGACCTGGTGGACGGTGTGGGCAATGAGGACGGCATTGCCAAGCTGGCCCGCCTGTGGGGCAGCGCCGCCCTCGAGGACGGCCACAACGGGCGGATCCGTGAACTGGTGGGGCCCAACACCAACCGCGCGTCGGCCCGCCTGGTGTTCGAAGCGGCCGAGGCGGGCGACCCGGTGGCCGTGGAAATCCTGGACCGGATTGCTGCCCGGATGGCCCGGGTCCTGGCGCTGGTGTCCTCGTTCTTCGATCCCCGGCTGATCGTCATCGGCGGCGCCGTGGCCGCGTCCGCCACCGCCCTGCTACCGGCGATGCGGCAGGAACTGGAACGGTACGTGGTGCAGCCGCCGCGGATTGCCGTCTCCGGGCTGGGCAAAACGCTGGTGCCCACGGGCGCGGTGCGCCTGGCCCTGGACTACGTGGAGACGCACCTGCTGGATCTGGTCCCCGAACTGCGGCGCTAG
- a CDS encoding hexameric tyrosine-coordinated heme protein, producing the protein MELVPNNSLQCPTPEDGRKLALSLALQTSLAIQPDEKVQEIIRDAYANNPEALIAAAAVVATEFATIAAANNYWR; encoded by the coding sequence ATGGAGCTTGTGCCGAACAATTCACTGCAGTGCCCCACCCCCGAGGATGGACGCAAGCTGGCCCTCAGCCTGGCACTGCAGACATCTTTGGCCATCCAGCCGGATGAAAAGGTCCAGGAGATTATCCGCGACGCCTACGCGAACAACCCCGAAGCGCTTATTGCCGCGGCGGCCGTGGTCGCCACCGAGTTTGCCACCATCGCCGCCGCCAACAATTACTGGCGCTAA
- a CDS encoding glycosyltransferase family 9 protein: MTHEIRARRRPGRAPAPGVGPVAPRFPGVRKIAVLRGGGLGDLMFALPAVEALAAAYPQASITLLGTALHAALLADRPGPVDRVEILPAAPGISAGPEDRRGTGAFLSRMRQEDFDLAVQVHGGGRNSNPFLLGLGARHTVGTRTPDAAALERNIPYIYYQHEVFRALEVVGLAGAVPVSMEPQLPVLPHEAARARTMLLPGRKLVTLHAGATDPRRRWPASCFAEVAVRAVERGCQVLVVGDGADRDLAGLVVELALADAGPQAPVRSVAGDLDIGTLAGLLQASSVLVGNDSGPRHLAQAVGTPTVGIYWFGNVINAGAIGRSRHRVHMSWVSACPVCKADVTQVGWTAERCEHNDSFVAEVRPTDVWDDVAALLVADPDGCFQ; encoded by the coding sequence ATGACGCATGAAATCCGTGCCCGTCGCCGGCCGGGGCGGGCCCCCGCACCCGGTGTAGGCCCCGTGGCTCCGCGTTTTCCCGGCGTACGGAAGATCGCCGTGCTGCGGGGCGGCGGCCTGGGCGACCTGATGTTTGCCCTGCCGGCCGTTGAAGCGCTTGCTGCGGCGTATCCGCAGGCCTCCATCACGCTGCTGGGCACAGCGCTGCACGCCGCACTGCTGGCGGACCGGCCGGGACCGGTGGACCGGGTGGAAATCCTGCCCGCTGCTCCGGGGATTTCCGCCGGCCCCGAGGACCGGCGGGGAACCGGGGCTTTCCTGTCCCGGATGAGGCAGGAGGACTTTGACCTGGCCGTGCAGGTCCACGGCGGCGGACGGAACTCGAATCCGTTCCTGCTGGGCCTGGGTGCCCGGCACACCGTGGGCACCCGCACTCCCGACGCCGCCGCCCTGGAACGGAACATCCCGTACATCTACTACCAGCACGAGGTTTTCCGGGCGCTGGAAGTCGTGGGCCTGGCCGGAGCCGTACCGGTGAGCATGGAGCCGCAGCTGCCCGTCCTGCCGCACGAGGCGGCGCGGGCCCGCACCATGCTCCTCCCGGGCCGGAAACTGGTGACCCTGCACGCCGGGGCCACGGACCCGCGGCGGCGCTGGCCGGCGTCGTGCTTCGCGGAGGTTGCGGTACGCGCCGTGGAGCGCGGCTGCCAGGTCCTGGTGGTGGGCGACGGCGCTGACCGGGATCTGGCCGGGCTGGTGGTGGAGCTGGCGCTCGCCGACGCCGGCCCTCAGGCGCCTGTGCGCTCGGTGGCCGGAGACCTGGATATCGGCACGTTGGCAGGGCTGCTGCAGGCGAGTTCGGTGCTGGTGGGCAACGACAGCGGGCCGCGGCACTTGGCGCAGGCGGTCGGCACGCCCACAGTGGGGATCTACTGGTTCGGCAACGTCATTAATGCCGGGGCCATCGGCCGCAGCCGGCACCGGGTGCACATGTCCTGGGTTTCGGCGTGCCCGGTCTGCAAAGCGGACGTCACGCAGGTCGGCTGGACGGCGGAGCGGTGCGAGCACAATGATTCCTTTGTGGCCGAAGTGCGCCCTACCGACGTGTGGGACGACGTTGCCGCCCTGCTGGTGGCCGATCCGGACGGATGCTTCCAGTAG
- a CDS encoding aldehyde dehydrogenase family protein, whose product MSTTVTPESTPVSSPAPYPVPSAGTEDSITIVDPRDGTPVGSLSAASRTQVKSALAAARKALPAWAATDPAERGRLLRNAAEDLQSRAGELAAWNSRETGKPGPEALAGVRAGVATLQQYAELGPVHRGHSLRGALLAADYTVSGPRGVAVLLTPWNDPVAVAAGLAGAALAVGNTVIAKPSERCPHTGNLLMEILAPHFPPDVLTALTGGAEVGAQLAMDAGVDVLAHVGSSASGARIARAAALTGAHAILENGGNDPLLVDADVDPRWAAEQAAVGAFSNSGQICTAVERIYVHRHIAEEFCTELAAEAQRRNREQSVAPLVDIRLRDAVHHQVSEAVAQGAAAAVGGRIPDGPGAHYPATVLLDCSAEMAVFREETFGPVAPVQVVDSFEEGLALSAAGAYGLAATVLTGSLAHAQQAVAALDVGTVKINAVFGGAPGGSAQPRRRSGRGFGYGPELLDEFSLTKVVHLESPPAGPGPAGAAR is encoded by the coding sequence ATGTCCACCACAGTTACCCCGGAAAGTACCCCGGTTTCCTCCCCGGCACCCTATCCAGTGCCGTCCGCAGGCACGGAGGACAGCATCACCATCGTGGACCCGCGGGACGGCACACCGGTGGGTAGCCTCTCGGCGGCCAGCCGCACCCAGGTGAAGTCCGCTCTGGCGGCCGCCCGCAAGGCACTGCCCGCCTGGGCGGCAACAGATCCCGCCGAACGCGGCCGGCTGCTGCGCAACGCTGCGGAGGACCTCCAGTCCCGCGCCGGGGAACTGGCGGCCTGGAACAGCAGGGAAACCGGAAAACCCGGGCCGGAGGCCCTGGCCGGGGTACGTGCCGGCGTCGCCACGCTGCAGCAATACGCCGAACTCGGACCCGTACACCGCGGCCACAGCCTCCGCGGCGCACTGCTGGCGGCCGACTACACGGTGAGCGGACCCCGCGGCGTCGCCGTGCTGCTCACCCCGTGGAACGATCCGGTGGCGGTGGCCGCGGGCCTGGCCGGCGCGGCGCTGGCGGTGGGCAACACGGTGATTGCCAAGCCCAGCGAGCGCTGCCCGCACACCGGGAACCTGCTCATGGAGATCCTCGCACCGCATTTTCCCCCGGATGTGCTCACCGCCCTCACCGGCGGAGCGGAGGTGGGCGCCCAGTTGGCCATGGACGCCGGAGTGGACGTCCTGGCCCACGTGGGTTCCAGTGCCAGCGGCGCGCGCATCGCCCGGGCGGCCGCCTTGACCGGCGCCCACGCCATCTTGGAGAACGGCGGCAACGATCCCCTGCTGGTGGACGCCGACGTCGACCCGCGCTGGGCCGCGGAGCAGGCCGCCGTCGGGGCCTTCAGTAACAGCGGGCAGATCTGCACGGCCGTGGAGCGCATCTACGTCCACCGGCACATTGCCGAAGAGTTCTGCACCGAACTCGCCGCCGAAGCGCAGCGCAGGAACCGGGAGCAGTCCGTTGCACCGCTGGTGGACATCCGGCTGCGCGACGCAGTGCACCACCAGGTGTCCGAAGCAGTGGCGCAGGGCGCCGCGGCAGCGGTGGGAGGACGGATCCCGGACGGCCCGGGCGCCCACTACCCGGCCACGGTCCTGCTGGACTGTTCGGCGGAAATGGCGGTTTTCCGCGAAGAGACCTTCGGTCCCGTAGCTCCCGTGCAGGTGGTGGACAGCTTCGAGGAGGGCCTGGCCCTGTCCGCTGCGGGAGCCTATGGACTGGCCGCCACCGTCCTCACCGGCAGTCTGGCCCACGCGCAGCAGGCGGTCGCCGCACTGGACGTCGGCACGGTGAAGATCAATGCAGTGTTCGGCGGCGCACCGGGCGGGTCCGCCCAGCCGCGCCGCCGCAGCGGCCGCGGGTTCGGGTACGGCCCCGAACTCCTGGACGAGTTTTCCCTGACCAAGGTGGTCCATTTGGAGAGCCCGCCGGCCGGTCCCGGCCCAGCGGGAGCGGCGCGGTGA
- the rfaE2 gene encoding D-glycero-beta-D-manno-heptose 1-phosphate adenylyltransferase, with protein sequence MSHAPGSPRLDEVRSLSPDLPGRLAAASLRVAVIGDVMLDGWWSGVTERFCREAPAPVVDLQQKRAAAGGAANTAMNLQALGARVRLGGVTGTDAAGRELRGILAGAGVDLQALIHHEDAHTAAKNRIVAGGQVLFRLDEGGGVPPGAEDLLAASVAALLDGADALVVCDYGSGLLHGSVRDALIALRGGRLTVVDAHDAALWARLAPDLVTPNAAEAAMLLGRPAGLDSVPDRAAAVRAAAPELLAAAGAGTAVVTLDRDGTALVGADGGFHRTWARPAAEKQASGAGDTFVACMTLARAAGLPLSTAADLAQNAADIVVHRPGTSVCSTADLEQHLDSFADSALSPAGLLARISAERAAGRRIVLTNGCFDVLHRGHTRYLNQAKQLGDILVVALNSDASARRLKGPGRPINTAHDRAGIIAALSCVDYVTVFDTDTPIPLIRELRPDTYAKGGDYSAQMLAETPVVEQCGGRVVILDYVADHSTTALVSRIRAGGSGAGAGAGAGSGSTV encoded by the coding sequence GTGAGCCACGCGCCCGGCAGCCCGCGGCTGGATGAGGTGCGCAGCCTCTCCCCGGACTTGCCCGGAAGGCTCGCTGCTGCCTCCCTGCGTGTGGCCGTCATCGGCGACGTAATGCTCGACGGCTGGTGGTCCGGCGTCACCGAGCGGTTCTGCCGGGAGGCACCGGCCCCGGTGGTGGACCTGCAGCAGAAACGCGCCGCAGCTGGCGGAGCCGCCAACACTGCCATGAATCTCCAGGCGCTGGGAGCCAGGGTGCGGCTGGGCGGGGTCACCGGCACGGACGCCGCCGGCCGGGAGTTGCGCGGCATCCTGGCCGGCGCGGGCGTTGACCTGCAGGCGCTAATCCACCACGAGGACGCACATACAGCCGCCAAAAACCGCATTGTGGCCGGCGGGCAGGTGCTGTTCCGCCTCGACGAGGGAGGCGGCGTCCCGCCCGGAGCCGAGGACCTGCTGGCAGCGTCGGTGGCTGCGCTGCTGGACGGAGCCGATGCGCTGGTGGTCTGCGACTACGGGAGCGGCCTGTTGCACGGCAGCGTCCGTGATGCCCTCATCGCCCTGCGCGGCGGGCGCCTCACCGTAGTAGACGCCCACGACGCCGCCTTGTGGGCAAGGCTGGCTCCGGACCTGGTCACACCCAACGCCGCTGAAGCGGCCATGCTGCTGGGCAGGCCTGCCGGCCTGGACTCCGTCCCGGACCGGGCCGCTGCCGTGCGGGCCGCCGCTCCGGAGCTGCTGGCCGCCGCCGGCGCCGGCACCGCCGTCGTCACCCTGGACCGGGACGGCACGGCACTGGTGGGCGCCGACGGCGGGTTCCACCGCACCTGGGCCAGGCCGGCCGCGGAAAAGCAGGCGTCGGGGGCGGGGGACACGTTTGTTGCCTGCATGACCCTGGCCCGGGCGGCAGGCCTGCCGCTGTCCACGGCAGCGGACCTCGCACAGAACGCTGCCGACATTGTGGTCCACCGGCCCGGCACCTCGGTATGCAGCACCGCGGACCTGGAACAGCATCTGGACAGCTTCGCGGACTCGGCGTTGAGCCCTGCCGGGCTCCTCGCGCGGATCTCGGCGGAACGGGCCGCGGGCCGGCGGATTGTGCTCACCAACGGATGCTTTGACGTCCTGCACCGCGGACACACGCGCTACCTGAACCAGGCCAAGCAGCTGGGGGACATCCTGGTGGTGGCCCTGAACAGCGATGCCTCCGCCCGGCGGCTCAAAGGCCCGGGCCGGCCCATCAACACGGCCCACGACCGCGCGGGGATCATTGCCGCACTCAGCTGCGTGGACTACGTCACCGTTTTCGACACGGACACGCCCATCCCGCTGATCCGGGAGCTGCGGCCGGACACCTATGCCAAGGGCGGCGACTACTCGGCGCAGATGCTGGCGGAAACCCCCGTGGTGGAACAGTGCGGAGGACGCGTGGTGATCCTGGACTATGTGGCCGACCATTCCACTACCGCCCTCGTCTCCCGGATCCGGGCGGGCGGCAGCGGTGCCGGGGCCGGTGCCGGGGCCGGGAGCGGGAGCACGGTGTGA